The DNA region TTAAAGGAAGTTCACCATCCCATAGTGTTTTACGATAAGAATTCGGATCACGATTGGATGATCGTAGATGCGGGGGAAGTGGTTATTCACATATTCACGAAGAAAGCAAGGGAATTTTACGATTTGGAATCGTTGTGGTCAGATGCCGAAAGGGTCGATCCAAGCAAGGAGGATGAGGGCTGATGTACGATCATAAGAAAATAGACAAAAAGTGGCAAGAAAAATGGGAAGAGGCGGGAATTTTTCATACACCTCAGAAATCTGAAAAACCCAAGTACTATTCGTTGGTTATGTTTCCTTACCCATCGGGAAGTATTCACGTTGGGCACGTGAAAAATTACACTATCGGCGATGTTGTGGCTCGTTACAAACGCATGCGAGGCTACAACGTTTTAAATCCCTTTGGGTTTGATGCTTTTGGGTTACCCGCTGAGAATGCTGCCATAGCGCATGGAAACATTCACCCGGAAGATTGGACGAGAAAGAACATAGAAACGATACGTTCTCAGATAAAGAAACTCGGATTCAGCTACGATTGGGACAGGGAAGTTATAACCTGCGACGAGGATTATTACAAATGGACGCAATGGATATTCTTGAAGCTGTATGAAAAGGGGCTTGCTTATAAAAAGACTGGAGCCGTCAATTGGTGTCCACATTGTAAAACAGTTCTCGCGAACGAGCAGGTTGTTGACGGAAAATGTGAAAGGTGCGGCACGCCGGTTGTCGTTAAGCAGCTCGATCAATGGTATTTGAAGATCACAGAATACGCCGAAGAACTGGATGAATTCCTGGATAAACTTGAAGGATGGCCTGAAAACGTTAAGACAATGCAAAGAAATTGGATAGGCAAGAGCGTTGGTGCTGAAGTGAACTTTAAGATAGCCGAAAGCGGCAAAGAGCTCAAAGTTTTCACCACAAGACCGGATACGCTTTGGGGAGTGACATTCATGGCGATAGCACCGGAATCGCCGCTTCTTGAAGAGCTAACCGTTGAAGAAAAGAAGGCCGAAGTGGAGAGCTTTCTGGCAAAGATAAAGGCTGAGAAGAACCGTTTCGAGAGATTTTCAGCGGATGCGCCAAAGGAAGGCGTCTTTTTAGGTACACGCGCAATAAATCCAGTCAATGGCGAAAAGATCCCGATATACGTTGCGAATTACATATTGTATGAATATGGAACCGGTGCGATAATGGCAGTGCCGGCCCATGACACAAGAGACTACGCTTTTGCCGTTAAATACAACCTACCCATAAGGGAAGTCGTGTCATCCGATGGATGCGAATTGCCGTATGATGGTGATGGTGTTTTGAAAGATTCTGGGCCGTTCACCGGAATGAACAACAGAAAAGCCATAGAGAAGATATTCAATTACCTCGAAGAAAACGGAATGGGCAAAAAGACGGTGAATTACAAGTTGAGAGACTGGCTTATTTCAAGACAGCGCTACTGGGGCGCTCCTATTCCAGTTGTTTACTGTGAAAAATGTGGGATAGTTCCCGTTAAAGAAGAAGATTTGCCGGTGAAATTGCCAAGAGATGTGAAGTTCGATCCAACTGGCAAGTCTCCTCTTTCTACGGACGAGAAGTTTCTTCACACCACATGCCCGAAATGTGGAGGGCCAGCTATTAGGGAAAGCGATACCATGGACACGTTCGTCGATTCTTCATGGTATTATCTGAGATACATAAACCCGCATGATACCGAGAAAGCTTTTGAAAAAACGGATGTTGATGCGTGGCTTCCAGTTGATCAATACATTGGTGGAGTCGAACACGCCATCCTTCATTTGCTTTACTCACGGTTTATTACAAAGGCCCTAAGGGACGCGGGAGAGCTTTCATTCGATGAGCCTTTCACTGATCTTTTCACACAGGGCATGATATACAAAGATGGTGCAAAGATGTCCAAATCAAAAGGGAACGTTGTCTCTCCAGATGATATGATAGAAAAATACGGTGCGGATACGCTGCGCCTTTACATTCTCTTCATGGGTCCGCCAGAAAAAGATGCCGAATGGCAAGACAGTGGAATTGAAGGCGTGGACAGATTTGTCACCAAGATGTGGACGCTCTTTGAAAAGATACTGCCGTTGATAAAAGATGCGAATGCGAATGTGGAAAAGGATAAATTGAACGATGTTGAACATGAACTTAGGCTGAAACTTCATTCCATGATAAAGAAGATA from Mesoaciditoga lauensis cd-1655R = DSM 25116 includes:
- the rsfS gene encoding ribosome silencing factor, with the protein product MGILKRVCDEILKDEDADLTVLKMAELSYMTDYFVIATADSNVQMKSMRDRIIETLKEVHHPIVFYDKNSDHDWMIVDAGEVVIHIFTKKAREFYDLESLWSDAERVDPSKEDEG
- the leuS gene encoding leucine--tRNA ligase, which codes for MYDHKKIDKKWQEKWEEAGIFHTPQKSEKPKYYSLVMFPYPSGSIHVGHVKNYTIGDVVARYKRMRGYNVLNPFGFDAFGLPAENAAIAHGNIHPEDWTRKNIETIRSQIKKLGFSYDWDREVITCDEDYYKWTQWIFLKLYEKGLAYKKTGAVNWCPHCKTVLANEQVVDGKCERCGTPVVVKQLDQWYLKITEYAEELDEFLDKLEGWPENVKTMQRNWIGKSVGAEVNFKIAESGKELKVFTTRPDTLWGVTFMAIAPESPLLEELTVEEKKAEVESFLAKIKAEKNRFERFSADAPKEGVFLGTRAINPVNGEKIPIYVANYILYEYGTGAIMAVPAHDTRDYAFAVKYNLPIREVVSSDGCELPYDGDGVLKDSGPFTGMNNRKAIEKIFNYLEENGMGKKTVNYKLRDWLISRQRYWGAPIPVVYCEKCGIVPVKEEDLPVKLPRDVKFDPTGKSPLSTDEKFLHTTCPKCGGPAIRESDTMDTFVDSSWYYLRYINPHDTEKAFEKTDVDAWLPVDQYIGGVEHAILHLLYSRFITKALRDAGELSFDEPFTDLFTQGMIYKDGAKMSKSKGNVVSPDDMIEKYGADTLRLYILFMGPPEKDAEWQDSGIEGVDRFVTKMWTLFEKILPLIKDANANVEKDKLNDVEHELRLKLHSMIKKITQDIEGAFRFNTVVSGFMELINTFIAYVNSTPEEKLNITLLREFADKFVPALSPFAPHIAEELWERMGNKPFVTNASWPTYDEEALQARKAKMAIMVNGKIRAHFEVNPNLPDEEMIKLALQQERIKELLNGKEPRKTFVVKGRLVNIVL